From the Conger conger chromosome 14, fConCon1.1, whole genome shotgun sequence genome, one window contains:
- the LOC133110758 gene encoding actin nucleation-promoting factor WAS-like, translated as MSRGSKSKSPENHGSSLLSQQENEYIIEQLGRRCATLATAVTQLYMALPHSPDHWTLQYTGALCFVKDNPQRSYFIRLYDIKEGKQLWEQELYNQLEYCCPVPYFHTFAADECQAGLNFASKEEAENFREIVEEKINQRANRQDKRQLPKVPHGREGLPPLPQPNGPTRHPGSMSSPSLATTNIQSPDIQVPHQRPSPTGFMPRFSSKNKKEKKSKKDKKGSKLSKADIGAPSCFTHVSHVGWDPNNLDPDLKNLLSRAGISEAELNDDETSQLIYDVIEKSGGMEAVKEEMRRQGSHAPPPPPPGRPGLPLPVPCSMAPAPPPARGRSGPLPPLPGQPQHGGRPSRSPVPPTNRGSLPPLPPGGRSGPPPPPPPSAHQSPPPPPPSQRHAPCPPPPPAPAMSMGGGAGGPAPPPPPPPPPPPPPPPAPLATPLMAAGAPKAPCAAPPPSGGGGRGALLDQIRLGMKLKNVTESAETAPPPGESDEGIVGALMMVMQKRSKVIHSSDEGDDFGGDDDDDDEWDD; from the exons ATGAGTCGGGGAAGCAAGTCCAAGTCGCCGGAGAACCACGGAAGCTCCCTGCTGAGTCAGCAGGAGAACGAGTACATCATCGAACAGCTCGGCCGCAGGTGTGCG ACTCTGGCCACTGCGGTGACCCAGCTCTATATGGCTCTGCCCCATAGCCCCGACCACTGGACCCTGCAGTACACAGGGGCCCTGTGCTTCGTCAAGGACAACCCTCAGCGATCCTACTTCATCCGGCTTTATGACATAAAG GAGGGAAAGCAGCTCTGGGAACAGGAGCTGTACAATCAGCTGGAGTATTGCTGCCCTGTGCCCTACTTCCACACCTTTGCTGCTGAT GAGTGTCAAGCTGGGCTGAATTTTGCCAGTAAAGAGGAAGCGGAAAATTTCCGAGAAATTGTGGAGGAGAAAATCAACCAGAGAGCCAATCGCCAAG ATAAAAGGCAACTTCCCAAAGTTCCCCATG GTAGAGAAGGGCTTCCACCTCTGCCTCAACCAAATG gacCAACTAGGCATCCAGGGAGCATGTCCTCACCCTCACTTGCAACAACGAACATCCAGAGTCCTGATATTCAGGTGCCCCATCAGCGTCCCTCCCCTACCGGGTTTATGCCCCGATTTTCCAGCAAGAacaagaaagagaagaagagcAAGAAAGACAAAAAGGGATCCAAACTGAGCAAGGCCGACATTGGAGCTCCCAGCTGCTTCAC CCACGTGTCCCACGTAGGATGGGACCCCAACAACCTGGACCCGGACCTGAAGAACCTGCTTTCCCGCGCAGGGATCAGCGAGGCCGAGCTGAACGACGACGAGACCTCCCAGCTCATCTACGATGTCATCGAGAAGTCTGGCGGGATGGAGGCTGTCAAAGAGGAGATGAGGAGACAGG GCTCCcatgctcctcctcctccacctcctggcCGACCGGGACTTCCCCTCCCTGTCCCCTGCAGCATGGCCCCTGCCCCGCCTCCTGCACGGGGTCGCTCGGGGCCCCTGCCCCCGCTTCCGGGGCAGCCTCAGCATGGGGGGCGGCCCTCACGGAGCCCTGTACCCCCGACAAACCGGGGTTCCCTcccgcccctgccccctggGGGCAGGAGtgggcccccgcccccaccccctccctctgctcaccaatctcccccgcccccgccacCCAGCCAGCGCCAcgccccatgccccccccctccacctgctcctgccATGTCCATGGGAGGTGGGGCTGGTGGCCCCgcgcctcctccccctcctcctccacctcctcctcccccacctccccctgctcctctgGCAACACCCCTTATGGCCGCTGGAGCCCCCAAAGCCCCGTGTGCTGCACCCCCGCCCTCAggtggggggggtagaggggctctcctggaccagatCCGCCTGGGAATGAAGCTGAAAAAT GTGACGGAAAGCGCAGAGACGGCCCCACCTCCGGGGGAGTCAGACGAGGGCATCGTCGGCGCGCTAATGATGGTCATGCAGAAGAGGAGCAAAGTCATACACTCCTCTG ATGAGGGAGATGACTTTggaggagatgatgatgatgatgatgaatgggATGACTGA
- the LOC133109600 gene encoding sodium-coupled neutral amino acid transporter 3-like, which produces MELEKLANGNHHERSTEKIILEDGFDGVENIAAERDEFIPHSPDGKKQSQFTDFVGKTSFGMSVFNLSNAIMGSGILGLAFAMSNTGIVLFLFLLTFIAILSAYSIHLLLTSAGVVGNRAYEQLGNRAFGQPGKVLAGVVITIHNIGAMSSYLFIVKYELPLVIQAFLGKDTSPGVWYLEGNYLIIIVSLCVILPLALMRQLGYLGYTSGFSLTCMVFFLISVIYKKYNIPCPLETSAPDYHNFTTPPSTEEEACEAKLFTINQQTAYTIPILAFAFVCHPEVLPIYTELRNPTKKRMQNVANISILAMFVMYLLTAVFGYLTFYGQVEAELLHTYSKAGDDTLVLCVRLAVLVAVILTVPVVLFPIRRAVLQLLFPDKPFHWARHICIAIVLLFIVNLLVIFVPNIRDIFGIIGATSAPSLIFILPGIFYLRIVPVTVEPLKSRPKIQAACFAALGFAFMVMSLSFIVLDWVSGESRSGGGH; this is translated from the exons ATGGAGTTGGAGAAACTAGCCAATGGGAACCACCATGAACGGAGTACAGAGAAGATTATTCTGGAGGATGG GTTTGATGGGGTTGAAAATATCGCGGCGGAACGTGATGAGTTCATACCTCACAGTCCTGATGGGAAGAAACAGTCACAATTCACTGAC tttGTGGGAAAGACCTCATTTGGGATGTCTGTCTTCAACCTCAGCAATGCCATCATGGGGAGTGGAATTCTGGGATTGGCATTTGCCATGTCAAACACTGGCATCGTCCTCTTCCT ATTCCTCTTGACGTTCATCGCCATTCTGTCGGCGTACTCCATCCACCTCCTGCTGACGAGTGCGGGTGTTGTGG gaaaCCGTGCATATGAGCAGCTGGGGAACCGGGCTTTTGGCCAACCAGGCAAAGTGCTGGCAGGGGTAGTAATCACCATACACAATATTGGTG CGATGTCCAGCTATCTCTTCATTGTGAAATATGAGCTGCCCCTGGTCATCCAGGCCTTCCTCGGGAAGGACACCAGCCCTGG AGTGTGGTACTTGGAGGGGAATTACCTGATCATCATTGTCAGCCTCTGTGTCATCCTCCCCCTGGCACTAATGCGACAGCTTG GTTACCTGGGGTACACCAGTGGCTTTTCTCTCACCTGCATGGTGTTCTTCCTCATCTCG GTGATCTACAAGAAGTACAACATTCCATGTCCGTTAGAGACAAGTGCCCCAGATTACCACAACTTCACGACACCACCATCCACAGAGGAAGAAGCCTGTGAGGCTAAACTTTTCACCATTAACCAGCAG ACTGCATACACTATCCCCATCCTGGCCTTTGCATTTGTTTGCCACCCAGAGGTCCTGCCCATCTATACTGAGCTACGCAA CCCCACCAAGAAACGCATGCAGAACGTGGCCAACATCTCCATACTCGCCATGTTTGTCATGTACCTGCTCACCGCTGTCTTTGGCTACCTCACCTTCTATG GGCAGGTGGAGGCGGAGCTCTTGCATACCTACAGTAAGGCGGGCGATGACACGCTGGTGCTCTGTGTTCGTCTCGCTGTGCTGGTGGCCGTCATCCTCACCGTACCCGTCGTTCTGTTCCCG ATCCGGAGGGCGGTTCTGCAGCTGCTGTTCCCAGATAAGCCCTTCCACTGGGCTCGTCACATTTGCATCGCCATCGTGCTGCTATTCATCGTCAACCTGCTCGTCATCTTCGTGCCCAACATACGCGACATCTTCGGCATCATCG gagCCACTTCTGCTCCCTCCCTGATCTTCATCCTTCCTGGAATATTCTACCTTCGCATCGTCCCCGTCACGGTGGAGCCCTTGAAATCCCGGCCAAAGATTCAG GCCGCCTGCTTCGCCGCGCTGGGTTTTGCGTTCATGGTGATGAGCCTGTCCTTCATCGTGCTGGACTGGGTTTCCGGAGAGAGCAGGAGCGGGGGTGGCCACTAA